One part of the Geoanaerobacter pelophilus genome encodes these proteins:
- a CDS encoding DUF927 domain-containing protein: MATDTDHNDLAKKRGLKAVKKSVDSAVDAAKGVMFGAFLIMAGGVFWRKPKGEEAEDIFFSSFLKPLAVCRDSKALNASILFEMKNLDGHPVQFLLRIEDTQAGGGELARIAFVQRGGYFGAGIRARQLFADFINSILKHSRNLPRITLADRTGWLKSGGKWCFVLPDSTIGPSPEKVMLQQGISSEAPGYEQSGTLADWNREVGRLCIGNSRLILAACCALAGPLLAILNREGGGLHIVGTSSEGKTTALILAASVIGGREAVKTLDATKTALEAAAALSNDSTLFLDELGSGAPDAIASMVYALVSGVGRGRGDQRGDLRERRSWRVMFITTGEIDLETMMRGIGKRAASGQQLRLANIPASHENSHGIFEDLHGFTDGAALSDHIRQAAAQHHGSVFRAFLKKLTDDLNRDEETLRKLLNSMVKKFVAHVAPAGSDGQVVRVASRFALLAAAGEYAAHCGVLSWPEGEAQRGVRACFEAWLQRRGGHGPLEVKTLLEQFEGWLQANGEARFTPMDGDVKGSARPIINRAGFRREVADVTGSSATEYFIFTTAFREAVQGHDPRWAARILAEHGLLAKVHNGELYRQKKLPGIGNQRVYHVPARIGDGADPAESFQ; this comes from the coding sequence ATGGCGACTGATACCGACCACAACGACCTTGCAAAGAAACGCGGCCTGAAGGCGGTCAAGAAGTCCGTTGACAGCGCCGTTGATGCGGCGAAGGGAGTTATGTTCGGCGCGTTCCTTATTATGGCCGGCGGCGTATTCTGGCGCAAACCAAAAGGGGAAGAGGCAGAAGATATTTTCTTCAGCTCTTTCCTGAAACCGCTTGCTGTATGCCGGGACTCCAAAGCGCTGAACGCGTCAATCCTGTTCGAGATGAAGAACCTTGACGGCCACCCCGTGCAATTCCTGTTGCGGATTGAAGATACACAGGCAGGGGGCGGCGAACTGGCGCGTATTGCCTTTGTCCAGCGGGGCGGCTACTTCGGCGCGGGCATCCGAGCCCGGCAGCTCTTCGCAGATTTCATTAACAGCATCCTGAAGCACTCCCGCAACCTGCCAAGGATCACCCTGGCCGATCGTACCGGCTGGCTGAAATCCGGCGGAAAGTGGTGCTTTGTCTTGCCTGATTCGACCATAGGCCCGTCACCAGAAAAGGTAATGCTGCAACAGGGAATCAGCAGCGAGGCACCGGGCTATGAACAGTCCGGCACCCTGGCGGACTGGAACCGGGAGGTGGGGCGGCTCTGTATCGGCAACAGCCGCTTGATCTTGGCTGCCTGTTGCGCCCTTGCTGGTCCCCTGCTGGCTATCCTGAACCGTGAAGGGGGCGGGCTGCATATCGTCGGCACATCATCGGAAGGCAAGACAACCGCCTTGATTCTGGCGGCGTCGGTCATCGGCGGGCGGGAGGCGGTCAAGACTCTGGACGCCACGAAAACCGCCCTTGAAGCGGCGGCGGCACTCTCCAATGATAGCACCCTGTTTCTTGATGAACTCGGATCCGGCGCGCCGGATGCGATCGCGTCGATGGTCTATGCCCTGGTTTCCGGAGTCGGCAGAGGGCGCGGCGACCAGCGCGGCGACCTCCGGGAGCGGCGAAGCTGGCGGGTTATGTTTATCACCACCGGCGAAATCGACCTTGAGACCATGATGCGGGGTATTGGCAAGCGGGCGGCCTCTGGTCAACAGTTGCGGCTTGCCAACATTCCTGCATCACATGAGAACAGCCACGGCATCTTTGAAGATTTGCACGGATTTACCGACGGCGCGGCACTATCGGATCATATCCGGCAGGCAGCGGCACAACATCACGGCTCAGTATTCCGGGCGTTTCTGAAAAAGTTGACTGATGACTTGAACCGTGACGAAGAAACACTGCGGAAACTCTTGAATAGCATGGTCAAGAAATTTGTGGCGCACGTGGCACCTGCTGGCAGTGACGGGCAAGTGGTACGGGTGGCGTCCCGTTTCGCCCTGCTGGCGGCGGCGGGAGAGTATGCCGCACACTGCGGCGTGTTGTCATGGCCCGAAGGTGAAGCACAGCGCGGCGTCCGCGCCTGTTTCGAGGCATGGCTACAGCGCCGGGGCGGTCATGGTCCGCTTGAGGTCAAGACCCTTCTGGAGCAGTTCGAGGGCTGGCTACAGGCGAACGGAGAAGCGCGGTTTACTCCCATGGATGGCGACGTGAAAGGATCGGCGCGCCCCATTATCAACCGCGCCGGATTCCGCCGAGAGGTTGCCGACGTAACCGGATCATCGGCGACGGAGTATTTCATTTTCACGACAGCATTCCGGGAAGCAGTGCAGGGGCATGATCCTCGGTGGGCGGCGCGGATACTGGCTGAACATGGCCTGTTGGCAAAGGTTCATAACGGCGAACTTTACCGACAGAAGAAACTTCCGGGCATAGGGAATCAGCGCGTTTACCATGTCCCGGCCCGGATCGGAGACGGCGCCGACCCTGCGGAAAGTTTTCAATAG
- a CDS encoding SUMF1/EgtB/PvdO family nonheme iron enzyme has translation MALPRGPLSETVEAASGGKQTVLYTAKGQPSYFNKIQAFNCEDVGTGFGTGKHPAFIVNGVEKSEIYIGTYQATIQNGEAVSLPNQDPAHDITYPDARAACSAAGAGFHLMTNWEWASIGLWRLMNNLDPLMGNNAQGEARFTTHDGIHITATLGPLCAERGRVLTGGGLRHDNTAYGIADLVGNVWEWVDGLYILGGAIHMPSDNNYSLAATALPDTGAKFDLIEAPPGSSRLFGIFQISDTQTCIRSGVVTGRGWIQESFGLIEVKDGYTPPIALKQALLQPVGSQAEYGDFIIDNYGGYPGSPVRGGSNISGNAAGLAALYTLLACDSGNLIGFRPAFIE, from the coding sequence ATGGCTTTACCTAGAGGACCACTAAGCGAAACCGTAGAGGCGGCATCAGGGGGTAAACAAACCGTACTTTACACTGCTAAAGGGCAACCGAGTTATTTTAACAAGATTCAGGCATTTAACTGTGAAGATGTTGGAACAGGGTTCGGAACCGGCAAGCACCCGGCATTTATTGTTAATGGCGTCGAGAAGAGTGAAATATATATCGGGACATATCAGGCAACCATCCAAAATGGGGAAGCAGTTTCATTGCCGAACCAAGACCCGGCTCACGATATTACTTACCCTGATGCACGAGCCGCTTGTTCAGCAGCCGGTGCAGGTTTCCACTTAATGACGAATTGGGAGTGGGCGTCTATTGGCTTGTGGCGGTTGATGAACAATTTAGATCCGCTCATGGGGAACAACGCGCAAGGTGAAGCGAGGTTTACGACCCACGATGGTATCCATATAACAGCAACGCTCGGGCCTCTTTGCGCGGAACGAGGGAGAGTATTAACCGGCGGCGGTCTGAGGCATGATAACACCGCTTACGGTATTGCTGACCTTGTAGGGAACGTCTGGGAATGGGTTGACGGTCTTTACATCTTAGGTGGTGCTATACACATGCCTTCTGATAATAATTACTCTCTTGCAGCAACTGCCTTACCAGATACTGGCGCGAAATTCGATTTAATTGAAGCGCCGCCGGGTAGTAGCCGACTTTTTGGGATTTTTCAGATATCAGACACTCAAACATGCATTAGAAGTGGGGTAGTAACCGGGCGTGGATGGATACAGGAAAGTTTCGGGTTGATTGAGGTTAAAGATGGATATACTCCACCGATAGCACTTAAACAAGCATTACTTCAACCAGTTGGAAGTCAGGCAGAATACGGTGATTTCATCATTGACAACTATGGAGGATACCCCGGCAGCCCTGTAAGAGGCGGGAGTAATATCAGTGGTAATGCCGCTGGGCTTGCTGCTTTGTATACCCTTTTAGCTTGTGATTCTGGCAACCTTATTGGCTTCAGGCCCGCATTCATAGAATAA
- a CDS encoding PAS domain-containing sensor histidine kinase — protein sequence MTFNKYSTVVKRTHFAPPERASVEELESDVTTVSHNPLVDGLMSVANGLFAVLNEHRQIIALNESFLKLMGIEDAPEVLGLRPGEYVRCVHACEMPDGCGTSPYCATCGAVISIMAALSTEQPQEGACSVMVERDNKEVDLYFQVRCCPIRMGGKKYILMFLHDISIQQQRANLESAFFHDINNLMTGLLGKSDLFHHKGVWDADRFGEIQKLIQRTVQEFSMQQTLSSSMSHTYQPLYSTVSVNSILDDLQETFSGHQLCRTINLAISKPEESTSFLTDPAIVGRILVNMVKNALEATEPGGEVKVFTELGGNSVTFAVWNSKHIPEEHALRIFKRNFTTKEGLGHGLGTYSMKFFGEKVLGGIVDFTTSEEGGTLFRLTLMQTA from the coding sequence ATGACATTCAATAAATATAGCACAGTGGTGAAGCGTACCCATTTTGCCCCACCGGAACGCGCATCGGTCGAGGAACTGGAATCCGATGTAACGACAGTTTCCCACAATCCCTTGGTTGACGGACTGATGTCCGTTGCCAATGGCCTGTTTGCAGTCCTCAATGAGCATCGCCAGATTATTGCCCTTAACGAATCTTTCCTTAAATTGATGGGTATCGAAGATGCCCCAGAGGTATTGGGGCTTCGTCCAGGTGAATATGTCCGTTGTGTCCACGCTTGCGAGATGCCTGATGGTTGCGGTACTTCCCCTTATTGTGCTACCTGCGGAGCAGTGATATCAATCATGGCTGCCCTCTCCACTGAACAGCCTCAGGAAGGAGCATGTTCAGTAATGGTCGAGAGGGACAACAAGGAGGTTGACCTATATTTCCAGGTGCGGTGTTGTCCGATACGAATGGGAGGCAAGAAGTACATTCTCATGTTCCTGCATGACATCAGCATTCAACAGCAACGGGCAAACCTTGAAAGTGCTTTTTTTCACGACATTAATAACCTGATGACCGGTTTATTGGGGAAAAGCGATCTTTTCCATCATAAAGGCGTGTGGGATGCCGATCGTTTCGGAGAGATCCAGAAACTCATTCAGCGAACCGTCCAGGAATTCTCAATGCAGCAGACGCTGTCCAGTTCCATGTCCCACACCTACCAGCCACTTTACAGCACAGTTTCAGTGAACAGCATTCTTGATGACCTGCAAGAGACTTTTTCGGGGCACCAACTCTGCCGAACAATCAATCTGGCAATCAGTAAACCGGAAGAATCTACATCGTTTTTGACTGATCCGGCAATTGTGGGGCGCATCCTGGTAAATATGGTGAAAAATGCGCTCGAAGCCACTGAGCCGGGTGGTGAAGTAAAGGTTTTTACCGAACTGGGTGGCAACTCCGTTACATTCGCGGTCTGGAACAGCAAGCATATCCCGGAAGAACATGCCCTCAGGATCTTCAAACGGAACTTCACCACCAAGGAGGGACTTGGTCATGGACTCGGCACCTATTCAATGAAATTTTTCGGGGAAAAAGTGCTTGGCGGTATTGTAGATTTTACGACATCGGAAGAGGGTGGAACGCTCTTTAGATTGACCTTGATGCAGACTGCGTGA
- a CDS encoding redoxin family protein — protein sequence MIQVVEESKLSGITFLSDYRDGSFGRSLGLLQEESLFLARAVILVDTEGIVRYIQVVPELSHLPDMETAFNKANLLLAGK from the coding sequence CTGATTCAAGTTGTCGAGGAATCTAAACTTTCAGGGATCACCTTTCTTTCAGATTATAGAGATGGTTCGTTTGGCCGTTCACTCGGTCTGTTGCAGGAAGAGAGTCTGTTTCTCGCTCGGGCTGTGATTCTCGTGGATACGGAGGGGATCGTCCGTTACATCCAGGTGGTTCCTGAATTGAGCCATCTTCCTGACATGGAGACTGCTTTCAACAAGGCCAATCTGCTGCTTGCCGGGAAATAG
- a CDS encoding cytochrome c3 family protein, whose amino-acid sequence MNKRIGTLSLMMMVAAGSNALAVGSGKTLEFNNSPMGTVLFDGTVHKNAGLTCSDCHNPEVFPKMKKGTVKITMNELYAGKYCGRCHDGKKAFMIKDNCTRCHHKPDSK is encoded by the coding sequence ATGAATAAACGGATCGGAACATTAAGTTTGATGATGATGGTTGCGGCGGGTAGCAATGCTCTTGCTGTTGGCTCAGGCAAGACACTGGAATTCAATAATAGTCCAATGGGAACAGTTCTCTTCGATGGCACAGTACACAAGAATGCCGGGTTAACCTGCTCAGACTGTCATAATCCGGAGGTTTTCCCCAAGATGAAGAAGGGGACTGTCAAGATAACCATGAATGAGCTGTATGCCGGCAAGTATTGTGGAAGATGCCATGATGGCAAGAAAGCCTTCATGATCAAGGATAACTGCACGCGCTGTCACCATAAGCCTGATAGCAAATAG
- a CDS encoding methyltransferase, with protein sequence METQKWSPATLLQLSGGYWSSCALHAGVKLDIFTALSDEGATAAELAKKLDLNLRGLGMLLDALASLNLLEKSGDLYQSTPFAVEFLSHNSPAYLGYIIQHHHHLMAGWNLLDEAVRNGQPVRSRVSHADDDKVRECFEMGMFNLAMMVAPKIVPHLDLAGRKKLLDLGGGPGTYAVHFCRHYQQLAAVVYDLPTTRKFAEQTIARFGLEQRVTFEDGDFMAGAVLGSFDAAWLSHILHGEGPKECAQLLKKVVAALEPGGVLMVQEFILNNSKDAPVFPALFSLNMLIGTESGQAYSEGELLEMMATAGLVDLKRLDIDLPNGAGILTGKVP encoded by the coding sequence ATGGAAACGCAAAAATGGAGTCCGGCAACCCTGTTGCAGCTTTCAGGCGGTTACTGGAGCAGTTGTGCGCTGCATGCCGGGGTAAAGCTCGATATCTTCACAGCGCTTTCAGATGAGGGGGCAACTGCGGCCGAGCTTGCCAAGAAGCTGGATCTAAATCTTCGTGGCTTGGGGATGCTGCTTGACGCCCTTGCCAGCCTCAATCTTTTGGAAAAGAGCGGCGATCTCTATCAGTCAACCCCATTTGCCGTTGAGTTTCTTTCTCATAATTCGCCAGCATACCTCGGTTATATCATCCAGCATCATCATCACCTGATGGCTGGCTGGAACCTCCTTGATGAGGCGGTCAGGAATGGTCAACCGGTACGCAGCCGTGTGTCTCACGCCGATGATGACAAAGTGCGCGAGTGTTTCGAGATGGGGATGTTCAATCTGGCCATGATGGTGGCACCGAAGATTGTTCCGCATCTTGACCTGGCAGGGCGGAAGAAGCTGCTTGATCTTGGCGGCGGACCCGGAACCTATGCCGTTCATTTTTGCAGGCACTATCAGCAGCTTGCAGCGGTAGTCTACGATCTCCCTACTACCCGGAAGTTCGCGGAACAGACCATTGCCCGTTTTGGTTTGGAGCAGCGGGTGACATTCGAGGATGGCGATTTTATGGCTGGTGCCGTCTTGGGATCGTTTGATGCTGCCTGGCTGTCGCACATCCTTCATGGCGAAGGCCCGAAAGAATGCGCGCAACTTCTAAAAAAAGTGGTGGCAGCCCTTGAGCCCGGTGGAGTGCTGATGGTGCAGGAGTTCATCCTCAATAATTCGAAGGATGCCCCGGTTTTTCCGGCACTTTTTTCACTAAACATGCTGATCGGAACAGAGTCGGGCCAGGCCTATTCCGAGGGGGAACTGCTGGAGATGATGGCAACGGCCGGCTTGGTCGACCTGAAACGGCTGGATATCGATCTGCCAAACGGCGCGGGGATCCTTACGGGAAAGGTTCCGTGA
- the gluQRS gene encoding tRNA glutamyl-Q(34) synthetase GluQRS produces the protein MIVGRFAPSPTGPLHIGSLVAAVGSYAMARQEGGRWLVRMEDLDTPRVIPGCSEDILRTLESLGFEWDGEVVRQSERGEAYQEALDRLITSGAAYPCGCSRAEIARASTAPHDGDGETVYPGICRNGLPAGKSARAWRVRGSEALICFDDLILGPQRFHLPSLCGDFVIKRSDGLFAYQLAVVVDDALQGVNQVVRGADLLSSTPRQLHLLDLLRFSVPDYAHLPLVTGPGGEKLSKRDNTVSLALGDRIHQTGVRLIHKALAFLGQNPPLSMLSAAPGELLAWGVAHFDVDAVRSRQSGPLHDTACS, from the coding sequence ATGATCGTCGGACGCTTTGCGCCGTCTCCTACCGGGCCGCTGCATATCGGTTCCCTGGTTGCTGCGGTCGGCAGTTACGCCATGGCCAGGCAAGAAGGGGGGCGCTGGCTGGTGCGGATGGAGGACTTGGACACGCCCCGCGTGATTCCCGGGTGTAGCGAAGATATCTTGCGGACCCTGGAATCGCTCGGGTTTGAATGGGATGGTGAGGTGGTCCGGCAGAGTGAGCGGGGCGAGGCCTATCAGGAGGCGCTGGATCGTCTCATAACCAGCGGCGCTGCTTATCCCTGCGGCTGCTCGCGGGCCGAGATCGCCAGGGCTTCGACCGCGCCTCATGACGGCGATGGTGAGACGGTTTATCCCGGAATCTGCCGCAATGGTTTGCCAGCCGGGAAGTCTGCGCGGGCCTGGCGGGTCAGGGGATCGGAAGCGCTAATCTGCTTTGATGACCTGATCCTTGGCCCGCAACGCTTCCATCTGCCGTCGCTCTGCGGCGATTTTGTCATCAAACGCAGCGATGGGCTGTTTGCTTACCAGCTTGCCGTTGTTGTCGATGATGCGCTGCAGGGGGTAAACCAGGTGGTCCGGGGTGCTGACCTGCTCTCATCAACTCCACGCCAGCTCCATCTCTTGGACCTTCTCCGGTTTTCCGTTCCAGACTACGCCCATTTGCCCCTGGTTACCGGGCCCGGAGGCGAGAAGCTTTCCAAACGGGACAATACCGTGTCTCTCGCTTTGGGCGACAGAATCCACCAGACAGGAGTAAGGCTGATCCATAAAGCGCTCGCTTTCCTGGGACAAAACCCGCCACTATCCATGCTGTCGGCAGCACCGGGTGAACTGTTGGCCTGGGGCGTTGCGCATTTCGATGTTGACGCGGTCCGGTCTAGACAATCCGGGCCATTGCATGATACTGCTTGTAGTTGA
- a CDS encoding pyrimidine/purine nucleoside phosphorylase — MDQFTNVTVVKKANIYFDGAVTSRTVQFGDGTKKTLGIMLPGEYTFNTGVAEIMEILAGDLQYRVGDSGDWKAVTGGESFQVPSNSAFTMKVATVSDYCCSFLPE; from the coding sequence ATGGACCAGTTTACTAATGTTACGGTTGTAAAGAAGGCCAATATCTACTTTGATGGTGCAGTTACCAGCCGTACCGTCCAGTTTGGCGATGGAACCAAGAAGACCCTCGGCATCATGTTGCCAGGTGAATATACCTTCAATACCGGCGTTGCTGAAATCATGGAGATCTTGGCCGGCGATCTCCAGTACCGGGTTGGCGACAGCGGCGACTGGAAAGCGGTCACAGGCGGCGAGTCATTCCAGGTGCCGTCAAACTCGGCGTTCACCATGAAGGTGGCCACGGTTTCCGATTACTGCTGCTCGTTTCTCCCTGAATGA
- a CDS encoding M48 family metallopeptidase has product MSTFRGYYYDGRSSAGRLVTLERDGTDLKIRGDGLDLRLPADSARLSPKVGGGRRSIRFANGALCELTTDAQLEQLLGVDGGRLHRLLYRWERSLPLATLALVLTLAVVVCFIRFAVPAIAKHVALAIPAASEAALGKESLAFLDKYLMKPSALPEERQRQAKAVFRDLQAKLPAAKQYRVELRSAPSVGANAFALPGGTIVVTDAMVELAVGKDQLIGVLAHEAAHERSRHALRQVLQSTGTGLLIAALTGDITSITSLAATLPTALIDAGYSREFENEADDAAVAFLKMASIPPQVYADTLARLQAEHDKKAGEKGSGRRWSLLELFSTHPETPERIKRILGEK; this is encoded by the coding sequence ATGAGCACCTTCCGCGGCTATTATTACGACGGTCGGAGTTCTGCCGGTCGCCTGGTTACCCTTGAGCGTGACGGCACTGACCTGAAAATTCGTGGTGACGGTCTTGATCTCAGGCTCCCTGCTGATTCGGCCAGGCTTTCCCCAAAGGTTGGCGGTGGCCGCCGTTCCATCCGCTTTGCCAATGGCGCACTCTGTGAATTGACCACAGACGCACAGCTGGAACAACTTCTCGGGGTTGATGGCGGGCGGCTGCACCGTCTGCTCTACCGCTGGGAACGGTCTCTGCCGCTGGCGACCCTGGCTCTGGTGCTGACGCTGGCAGTGGTGGTCTGCTTCATCAGATTCGCGGTTCCGGCCATTGCCAAGCATGTAGCACTCGCAATCCCGGCTGCATCAGAAGCTGCATTGGGCAAAGAGTCACTGGCTTTCCTCGATAAGTATCTGATGAAGCCCAGCGCCCTGCCTGAAGAGCGACAACGTCAGGCAAAAGCGGTTTTCCGCGATTTGCAGGCAAAATTGCCGGCGGCTAAACAGTACCGGGTCGAACTGCGTAGCGCTCCCAGTGTTGGCGCCAATGCCTTTGCGCTGCCTGGCGGGACCATTGTGGTCACGGATGCCATGGTTGAACTGGCCGTTGGTAAAGATCAGCTGATCGGGGTTTTGGCCCATGAAGCAGCCCACGAACGGTCTCGTCATGCCTTGCGCCAGGTGCTGCAAAGCACCGGAACCGGCCTGCTCATAGCGGCCCTGACTGGAGATATCACCTCGATAACTTCTCTCGCGGCAACATTGCCGACAGCCCTTATTGATGCTGGTTATTCACGGGAATTTGAAAACGAGGCCGACGATGCGGCAGTCGCTTTCCTGAAAATGGCTAGTATCCCGCCCCAGGTCTATGCTGATACCTTAGCGCGTTTGCAGGCAGAACATGACAAGAAGGCTGGAGAGAAGGGGAGCGGGAGACGCTGGAGTCTGCTGGAGCTGTTCTCTACCCATCCGGAGACTCCCGAGCGGATCAAGCGCATTCTTGGGGAGAAATAG
- a CDS encoding DUF898 family protein: MPILKITCPHCSFSREIDDSAIPAGVVTATCPQCRQKFTLAEATVAAPSLAAEATEPLPSPVLSDSLSDGRIPDVPPQSQRKIKLSFTGNAKEYFGIWIVNTLLKILTLGVYSAWAKVRKRQYFYGNTFLGKAAFDYLADPKILFRGWLIAAVFFLLYSIGNKVSPVLTSVLGLLFFLGMPWLIVRSRAFNLRNSDHRNIRFTFNPDYREAYLVFAGLPMLIPFTLGLIFPYMVYRQRKFFVENSGYGRTRFAFAASAKEFYVLFIKAIAWFILIVIAVVAFLGLFSAAWSEFLPLFRDIGESSGNVSAKAVAAVMVVTFLSFNLMYLYFVIYIRTSLTNLTWNATRISKSHFISTLRVRDMAWLYLSSAIAILFSFGLLVPWASIRITRYKMENLAVALGDDMEGFLGWGHTGVGPAGEEIGDMFGIDIGL, encoded by the coding sequence ATGCCTATACTAAAGATCACCTGCCCTCATTGCTCTTTCAGCCGCGAGATCGATGATTCAGCCATACCGGCCGGCGTTGTTACTGCGACTTGTCCGCAATGCCGCCAGAAATTCACACTTGCCGAGGCGACTGTCGCTGCACCGTCATTGGCAGCGGAGGCCACAGAGCCTCTACCGTCACCGGTCCTCTCGGACAGTCTTTCCGATGGCAGGATACCCGATGTTCCGCCCCAGAGTCAGCGCAAGATCAAGCTCTCGTTCACTGGAAATGCCAAAGAGTATTTCGGCATCTGGATCGTCAATACCCTGTTGAAGATACTAACCCTCGGAGTCTATTCCGCTTGGGCCAAGGTCCGCAAACGGCAGTACTTTTATGGCAATACCTTCTTGGGGAAAGCCGCGTTTGATTACCTGGCCGATCCTAAAATCCTGTTCAGAGGATGGCTGATTGCTGCGGTCTTCTTTCTTCTGTATTCGATCGGCAACAAGGTCAGCCCGGTGCTGACCTCTGTTCTTGGCCTGCTGTTCTTTCTGGGGATGCCATGGCTGATCGTGCGCTCTCGTGCCTTCAATCTGCGCAACTCGGATCATCGCAACATCCGGTTCACCTTTAATCCCGATTACCGCGAGGCCTACCTGGTATTTGCCGGATTGCCGATGCTCATCCCGTTTACCCTTGGCTTGATTTTTCCGTACATGGTATACCGACAGAGGAAGTTTTTCGTTGAGAACAGCGGCTATGGCCGGACCCGATTCGCCTTTGCTGCCTCGGCAAAGGAGTTCTATGTTCTCTTTATCAAGGCCATTGCCTGGTTCATCCTGATCGTCATTGCAGTTGTGGCCTTTCTGGGGCTTTTTTCAGCAGCCTGGTCCGAGTTCCTGCCTCTGTTCAGGGATATCGGGGAGAGCAGTGGTAACGTCTCTGCCAAGGCAGTTGCCGCGGTTATGGTGGTAACCTTTTTATCATTCAACCTGATGTACCTCTATTTTGTCATTTACATCAGAACGAGCCTGACCAATCTTACCTGGAACGCCACTCGGATCAGTAAGAGCCACTTTATCAGCACCCTGAGGGTGAGGGATATGGCATGGCTTTATCTCTCCAGTGCCATAGCGATCCTTTTTTCCTTCGGGCTGCTGGTGCCGTGGGCCTCGATCCGGATAACCCGCTACAAGATGGAGAACCTGGCGGTTGCTCTGGGTGACGACATGGAAGGTTTCCTTGGTTGGGGGCACACCGGTGTCGGCCCGGCCGGCGAGGAGATTGGCGATATGTTCGGGATTGATATCGGTTTATGA